One segment of Brassica napus cultivar Da-Ae chromosome C3, Da-Ae, whole genome shotgun sequence DNA contains the following:
- the LOC111210995 gene encoding uncharacterized protein LOC111210995 isoform X2: protein MNPASRNLYRATEPEYLEDGTPKLDIPRHVLLQGLENQKEYILVQFYRCLPPPGGLIYAVFNKLWGRKCRITIMKLGESNYLFHIPDESTRMWVLQRGLWHVDDCLMFVAPWKPEASLAIPEIKTVPVWVTLKKIPNIFYSIPGISHIASGLCAPMATHKPRLDPILMGEAKILVEVKLSKAFPSKIAANDENGFISMVDVEYAWLPSKCSRCGQLGHKVKRCLQKVDESHIAAPKDIEMASNISDVVTTTSVTAFESPQPNTTLVPVSEIVVSPDILLDVHNESNLVDSNTVAKVDNLIPLATISVLEDMYVSITAQSALTNIKETIESSCGVCPDFTSY from the coding sequence ATGAATCCTGCTTCTAGGAATCTTTACCGAGCAACAGAACCTGAGTACCTGGAAGATGGTACTCCTAAGTTAGATATACCAAGGCATGTTCTCTTACAAGGATTAGAGAATCAAAAAGAATATATCTTGGTTCAGTTCTATAGATGCTTGCCTCCGCCTGGTGGTTTAATCTATGCAGTTTTCAATAAGTTATGGGGAAGGAAATGTAGAATCACTATAATGAAGCTTGGGGAATCTAATTACTTGTTCCATATTCCCGATGAATCGACTAGAATGTGGGTTCTTCAAAGAGGGCTTTGGCATGTTGATGACTGCTTAATGTTTGTTGCTCCATGGAAACCGGAAGCATCTTTAGCTATCCCGGAGATCAAAACTGTTCCGGTGTGGGTAACTTTGAAGAAAATTCCTAACATCTTCTACTCTATTCCTGGAATAAGTCATATAGCTTCTGGTTTATGTGCTCCGATGGCAACTCACAAACCCCGGTTAGATCCCATTTTAATGGGTGAAGCTAAGATTTTGGTTGAGGTAAAGTTAAGCAAAGCATTTCCTTCAAAAATCGCTGCTAATGATGAAAATGGTTTCATTTCCATGGTTGATGTAGAATATGCTTGGTTGCCTTCGAAATGTAGTAGATGTGGTCAGCTTGGGCATAAGGTCAAGCGTTGCTTGCAAAAGGTCGATGAGTCCCATATTGCTGCTCCCAAGGATATTGAGATGGCCTCCAACATTAGTGATGTGGTTACGACCACTTCTGTCACTGCCTTTGAATCTCCTCAACCTAACACTACTTTAGTTCCAGTTTCAGAGATTGTTGTATCTCCTGACATTCTTCTGGATGTACACAATGAATCCAACTTGGTTGATTCAAATACTGTTGCCAAAGTTGACAATCTCATACCACTAGCTACAATCTCTGTTCTTGAAGACATGTATGTTTCCATAACAGCTCAGTCTGCACTAACCAACATCAAAGAAACCATTGAGTCCAGTTGTGGAGTCTGCCCAGATTTTACCAGTTATTGA
- the LOC111210995 gene encoding uncharacterized protein LOC111210995 isoform X1: protein MASSSSTNFDDEIDEKFDQIFDQQFEKLLIHHENRQEPSRSKKKRAYIERQREQGHMQLWNDYFSEDATYPSHMFRRRFRMNKPLFMRIVDRLSAEISYFQQRRDATGRFGHSLLQKATTSIRMMAYRCPADAVDEYLRLGETTALLCLEHFVEAIINLFGDEYLRRPTPEDLQRLLNIGEIRGFPGMIGSIDCMHWEWKNCPTAWKGQYTRGSGKPTIVLEAVASQDLWIWHAFLGPPGTLNDINVLDRSPVFDDILQGRAPKVNYSVNGHEYHLAYYLTDDIYPKWAAFVQSIPLPQGPKASLFATHQEDVRKDVEHAFGVLQARFAIVKNPALLWDKIKIGKIMRACINLHNMIVEDERDGYTQFDVSVFAQPESNRSSQVYFTYSTDMPSNLGNMMSIRNRVRDNKIHQQLKADLVEHIWQKFGTNQDFN, encoded by the coding sequence atggcatcttcttcttctactaatTTCGATGATGAAATAGATGAAAAATTCGATCAAATTTTCGATCAACAATTCGAAAAGCTCCTCATTCATCACGAAAATCGCCAAGAACCATCAAGGTCAAAAAAGAAACGAGCCTACATTGAAAGACAACGAGAACAAGGACACATGCAGTTATGGAACGATTATTTTAGTGAAGATGCAACATATCCTTCTCACATGTTTCGACGCcggtttcgaatgaacaagcccTTGTTCATGCGTATTGTTGATCGACTATCCGCTGAAATCTCATActttcaacaaagaagagatgctaCTGGAAGGTTCGGTCACTCTCTGTTACAAAAGGCAACTACATCAATTCGTATGATGGCATATCGTTGCCCAGCTGATGCagtcgacgaatacctccgactTGGTGAGACCACCGCGCTTTTATGCTTAGAACATTTTGTTGAAGCAATCATAAATctatttggagatgagtatctaagaagacccacgccagaagatcttcaacgactactcaatattggagagatacgcggatttcccgggatgatagggagcattgattgtatgcattgggagtggaagaattgtccgaCCGCATGGAAAGGTCAATATACACGTGGATCAGGAAAGCCAACCATTGTTTTAGAGGCtgtagcttcacaagatctctggatatggcatgcgtttctcggacctccaggtacattaaacgatatcaatgttcttgatcgatcaccggtttttgatgatatcttacaaggtcgagctccaaaagttaattacagtgtcaacggACACGAGtaccatttggcttactatctcacagatgatatatatccaaaatgggcTGCTTTTGTCCAATCTATTCCACTTCCGCAAGGTCCGAAAGCATCCTTATTCGCTACACATCAAGAGGATGtacgtaaagatgtcgagcatgCTTTTGGggtcttgcaagctcgatttgccataGTCAAAAATCCCGCTCTTTTGtgggataaaataaaaattggaaagataatgagagcatgtatcaatCTACACAATATGAtcgtagaagacgaacgagatgggtACACTCAGTTTGATGTATCAGTTTTTGCACAACCGGAATCAAACCGAAGTTCACAAGTGTATTTCACGTATTCTACTGATATGCCTTCAAATCTCGGCAATATGATGAGCATTCGGAATCGAGTTCGTGATAATAAAATACATCAACAGTTGAAAGCCGATTTGGTTGAGCATATATGGCAAAAATTTGGAACAAATCAAGATTTCAACTAA
- the LOC125583665 gene encoding lipid transfer protein EARLI 1-like gives MASKNSASLIIFLTFNILFFTLTTACGGGCGSIPKPKPKPTPTPFSSGSCPRKTLKLGVCANVLKDLLKIELGSPPVKPCCSLLKGLVDLEAAACLCTALKANVLGIKLNVPVSLSLLLNACGRKTPRGFICA, from the coding sequence ATGGCTTCCAAAAACTCAGCCTCCCTTATCATTTTCCTCACATTCAACATCCTCTTTTTCACGCTAACTACGGCTTGTGGCGGTGGCTGCGGTTCCATTCCCAAACCTAAACCTAAGCCCACCCCAACTCCATTTTCCTCAGGAAGCTGCCCTAGAAAAACTCTCAAACTTGGCGTTTGTGCCAATGTCCTAAAGGATCTTCTCAAAATTGAACTGGGCTCGCCACCGGTCAAGCCTTGTTGTTCACTCCTTAAGGGTTTGGTTGATCTTGAGGCTGCTGCTTGTCTCTGTACCGCCTTAAAGGCAAATGTTCTAGGAATTAAGCTTAATGTTCCCGTCTCTCTCAGTCTTCTTCTTAATGCTTGTGGCAGGAAGACCCCTCGTGGATTCATATGCGCTTGA
- the LOC125583664 gene encoding lipid transfer protein EARLI 1-like, which produces MASRNSSSVALFFALNILFFTLTVATDCGCSPSPKPKPVPSPKPPKHVPSPSVPSPSVPSPSVPHPNPRPATPPRTPGSSGNCPIDALKLGVCGNVLSGLLNIQLGQPSAQRCCSVIQGLVDLEAAVCLCTALRANVLGINLNVPISLSVLLNKCNKKVPSGFECT; this is translated from the coding sequence ATGGCTTCAAGGAACTCGTCCTCTGTTGCTCTTTTCTTCGCCCTCAACATCCTCTTTTTCACCTTAACCGTTGCAACTGATTGTGGTTGCAGCCCAAGTCCCAAACCCAAGCCGGTCCCAAGTCCTAAGCCCCCCAAGCATGTCCCAAGTCCTTCAGTCCCAAGTCCCTCTGTCCCAAGTCCATCGGTCCCACACCCTAATCCTAGGCCGGCCACACCTCCGAGGACCCCTGGCTCATCAGGAAACTGTCCAATAGATGCTCTCAAGCTCGGTGTATGTGGAAATGTCCTAAGCGGCCTACTCAACATACAATTGGGTCAGCCATCAGCTCAACGATGCTGCTCGGTTATCCAAGGTTTGGTTGACCTCGAGGCTGCGGTTTGTCTCTGCACTGCTCTTAGGGCTAACGTTCTTGGGATCAACCTTAACGTTCCTATATCTCTCAGCGTTCTTCTCAACAAGTGTAACAAGAAGGTTCCGTCTGGTTTTGAATGCACTTGA